From a region of the Tachypleus tridentatus isolate NWPU-2018 chromosome 1, ASM421037v1, whole genome shotgun sequence genome:
- the LOC143249949 gene encoding uncharacterized protein LOC143249949 encodes MKITLIVLVLTFAVIGSGHRPKISRPPRSNQYGPTPRVMMIMRSIRNVICAASDCVDDDLKHQIIGCLPEELTHLGDQSTCGQRPEITRDTAEAVIEAVNESCIGKLINLKLILCSQPNRSQQ; translated from the exons atgaagATCACACTTATTGTCCTGGTCTTGACCTTCGCTGTTATTGGTAGCGGTCACAGACCGAAAATTTCAAGACCACCACGTTCGAATCAATATGGTCCAACACCAAGAGTAATGATGATAATGCGTTCTATCCGAAATGTCATCTGTG CCGCTTCAGACTGTGTTGATGACGACCTGAAACACCAGATCATAGGCTGTCTCCCTGAAGAA cTGACACATCTAGGAGATCAGTCCACATGCGGTCAGAGGCCTGAAATA ACTAGAGATACTGCAGAAGCTGTGATAGAAGCTGTG AATGAATCGTGCATTGGAAAGCTTATCAATTTGAAATTGATCCTGTGTTCCCAACCG aatCGCAGTCAACAGTAA